A window from Malania oleifera isolate guangnan ecotype guangnan chromosome 7, ASM2987363v1, whole genome shotgun sequence encodes these proteins:
- the LOC131159265 gene encoding probable glutathione S-transferase, translating to MGGAQQSFHCIKTTEGEREREREMETAGGGDDEEVKLLGTVWSPFVRKVEWVLRLKGVKYEFVEEDLRNKSPLLLTHNPIHKKVPVLFHNGKPIVESLIIIQYIDETWTHNPLLPRDPLQKATALFWAKFAEEKLGEVARKILHSKEEQQEEAVAQAKHALEILEGELKGKKFFGGSTIGLVDMVLGWMPTWLEVIEAASSVKVFDSEKYPLIDQWMKAFSELPIIKESEVPSKEELLPAFRIIRQIHLPKDNNGAIANSQ from the exons ATGGGCGGAGCCCAACAGAGCTTTCATTGCATTAAAACCacagaaggagagagagagagagagagagagatggaaactGCAGGAGGTGGGGATGATGAGGAGGTGAAGCTGTTGGGGACAGTGTGGAGTCCTTTTGTAAGGAAGGTGGAATGGGTTTTGAGGCTGAAGGGAGTGAAGTATGAATTTGTGGAAGAAGATCTGAGGAACAAGAGCCCTCTGCTCCTCACCCACAACCCTATCCACAAGAAGGTCCCTGTGCTTTTTCACAATGGCAAACCCATTGTTGAGTCCCTCATCATCATCCAATACATTGATGAGACCTGGACGCACAACCCCTTGCTCCCACGGGACCCTCTCCAAAAAGCCACTGCACTCTTTTGGGCCAAGTTTGCTGAAGAAAAG TTGGGCGAGGTTGCGAGGAAAATCTTGCATAGCAAGGAAGAGCAGCAAGAGGAGGCAGTGGCGCAAGCAAAGCATGCATTAGAGATTCTTGAAGGAGAGCTCAAGGGCAAGAAGTTCTTTGGGGGCAGCACAATAGGGTTAGTGGACATGGTGTTGGGTTGGATGCCTACTTGGCTGGAAGTTATTGAGGCAGCTTCATCTGTCAAAGTATTTGACTCTGAAAAATACCCTTTGATAGACCAGTGGATGAAAGCGTTTTCAGAATTGCCAATCATCAAAGAATCTGAGGTACCATCCAAGGAGGAGCTGTTGCCAGCTTTTCGAATCATACGCCAAATTCATCTGCCTAAAGACAACAATGGAGCCATTGCTAACTCCCAATAA